The following DNA comes from Strix uralensis isolate ZFMK-TIS-50842 chromosome 28, bStrUra1, whole genome shotgun sequence.
AGGGTCCGTGACTGAGGAGCCCGCGACGAGGTGACGCGCATCCCCTCCCGCATCTCACCGCCCTCTCGCTCCGCGTTTATCCGTCGCTCACGGCTCGCTGCCCTGCCCGAACCCACCAGAAGACAGATACTCGCTCAGCCGGGGGCAGCTCGTGGCACAGCCCGCTGCGGGTTCCTGGGGAGGGATCTCTGCCTCCAGACTCGGCGCTCCCCGCCACGGGGACACGGGCAGGGGCCCAGCGTTGCAGCGAGCAGTTCCTAGGTTTAAAGAATCGCCCCCACCCACTTCACCCTCCAGCCCCCCCGTCCCATCGCACAACGAGTGGATGTTTTATCTGCACGCGATCACGCACACATGGGTCAGACTGAAAAATCGCTCTTGGCTAAACCGCAGCTCGCCGTGTCCttacccacctctgctctgcaccacCTCCCAGGGCCAGGGTCATCTGGTAGCTGTTTTGATCTCCCCCCCTACACCAACACCAAGGTCACAGCTCTGTAATTGAAGGGGATGGGGAAATGGGGAGAAGACAGCCCAGGCTGAcggccccggctctgccccaTGAGGATCACACAGAGATCAGGAACTAAGCCCAGCACGCTCCTTCCTCCGACCCTCCCTACACGAGAGCAGAGCCCAGACAAGTCCAGATGGTCCTGGGGGAGGGTGACAACCTGCAAGAGACACCGAGCATGTCCAGGAGACTAAATGGGGGTGACCCTGGTCCCTCCTGCGTCCCTCCCCGTGGGATGGAAGCGCAGGGCAGCAGCCAGCCCGGGGGGGCAGGGCATGGGGCACTCGATATTTCACTGGCATCCCACCGGGGGGCTGCTCGTGCCGGGGTACAGCAGCACAGGTCACAGGGCAGCGGACGAAGGTGGCTTTACTCGAGCCGTGCGTTCTAACCCGTCCAGGATCCCGCAGACCAGCTCCGCCGCCCTGGCTTTGGGCACCGGAGGGATGCTCGAGGGGAGAACCACGAGCAAACCAGCTCTGGCAGCCGCCAAAGATCTAAAGAGCCCTGtctggagctggctgggagggcaaagctCCCCTGGCCTGGCAGCTCCCGACTCCCAGCTGATTCCTTCCACCCTACCCCCCTACAGCAGCGGCCTCCCTGGGGGTTTTGCGTGGGAGGGGGTATAAGTCACCCTCATCTCCAGAACTAAAATCTACCCGTCTTTGCAGGGACCCGGCTTGCCCAGGAGCCTGCTCCCCCCCTCTTTAGGTGACGCGTGGGTTTTGAGTGCTTGTACATCATCAGAAGGCGCTGCGAGTCGGCATGCTGCGAGAGccagctctcctctccccagGCCCTGGCCAGGCTAAGCTGCCCCGCGGGGGGGACCCCAGAGCTGCGGGGCACAAATCAGACAGCGGAGAGCACAAGTCGGAGGGCAAAGAGGAGCCTGCATGCCATGGAGACAAGTGGGGCCAGCACACACCCAGAGAGAGAGGACAAAAAccagcaaaggaaaagaagaaagaaatacagaagagagtacttacaacagaaaacagagaaatttcACTTGTTCAGTAGTCCTGATGCACCAAAGCATGGAcagggagagagacagacagatggaGAGAAGAAGAACGTGTGAAAAGACCTGGATATTAACCCTCATCTGGAGAAGCACAGCGAGTTGCCCAGCTCTGTCTTTTTTAGAAGGAACACACAAATATAGGATGCCCTGATTCTGCATTTGCTATTCGCGGCAGCAGGGTGAGATTCAACCACAAACCCCGCTGCGGGGAGGTGAGGGCCCAGAGCAGCCCGTGCTGCTCCGAGCTGACGGGGAGGGAGCCTGAAAATTCCCCGCTGCCTCCCctcaccagcagctcctgctcgcCCGCGGCCACATGCAGGAACAccaactcttaaaaaaacccttatcaactctttgcaaagtatttctggaagaaaaacatcCAACATACCCTTATTTTGGCCTGCTAGGTTTTATCTGTTCTCTGTGCAAAACCCCACTCTAGTTTTCCCACCAAAGAATCCAGTAGCCAAGCGACggcttgttttggttttactgcCAAAGCAGCCACAAACTCTGCACTCCTAAAATTTCCCCTTTTAAGCttatttcttgcttttgctttcaaCTGGTTCCAATTACCCATGTTAAGCGCAATCACAAATTATAGTGGAAGGACCCAAAATTGGCTGGGCAATCGCTCCCTCGTGCAATATCCCCTCTGCTTCCCTCGGCCGCTCAGCGACCTGTGGGGGGGGCAGGTAGAGCTAAGCCCggctcagcagcagctgccttcaaCGTCAGGCTGAGACTCCAGCGCTGCCCAGGCACAGGCTGGAGGACGTTTCTGATACAACAGGTGAAATATCAAGAAAACAGCAAGGTTTAGCCACTAAACCTGTTCCCAGAGGAGAGAACACTGTCTGCATTCCCTGGAGGCACTGTCAAACGCCACCATCTACACGGGGGTTTTAAAGTGCAGGAActaaaaatgcactgaaatagTTCAGCAAGGGCCAACAAGCTCCCCACCGCCTGTGCAGATGTGGTAAAGGCAACAAACCATCTGCCTGTTCAACCTCTATTCTCTTCCCCTGTTATAAAATGAGCGATTCAGTGGCAGCTCACAAAATGTCTCAGCAGCATCTGATTAACCAGAACGGCACCCACACGCTCCCGAAGAATCCTCCGAACCCTCACGCCTGCTTGGCAAACCCCGCGGGCTCAAGCCTCCGCTACGGGTTTGCTCTGACTCCACGACCCTACAGCACCTGCACCCCGACCCCGCGAGCTGGAGTCCCCCGGGGGTTTCCAAAGAGGTCATCCTGCGGAGCGGGTCCCGATCCAGCCCTCCCCACTCTCTCCGGGACACTTGTCCCTCTCCTCCCGTCTGCCTCTGAGCGAccggggtgctggcagggagaggggagctgCCCCTCCGCCGGGATAAAACCGGGGCGGCAGCAGAACCCGAGGTGCACGTCAGTATTTCAGGGAAGGCACCGGCACCGCTGCTGTGCCCGTGCGGGGGACGGCGGGGGCTGCCCCCTCTCCGCGCACACCAGCACTCACGTTATCAGGCGCGACTTGGGCTTCTTCGGGGAGTCTCTGCCTTTCAGGAGATCATCCTGCACCTCCAGTGTCTGGGACTCGAGGATTTCGTTGAGGCTGTTATCGGCGGTGGGGCAGGAGTCAGCGGCGGTGCTGGCGAGGGTCTTGGTGGGCTTAAACGGATCCACAGAGTCAAAGTTATCGGGGTCAAACTGGTACGAGCCCTTGGGGACAGTCGGCGAGTTTTGCAGCGCTGAGTTGCCATCGAAGGGGTTGAGACTTGGGCTGTCCCAGAGCGCAGGACCCCGCCGGGGAGAGCCCCGGGGGGGCAGCGGCTCTGTGGGACCCCTCTCCGCATCCTCGGCTGGTTTCTTGGGGGACTCTCGGTGTCTCTTCGGCGTGAGCTTGCTGGCCGGGATCCTGCTGCCCTTCCTGGGCGCAGCCCTCCTGGCCTCCACGCTCTCGCCTCCCTCCGTAAAATCGACCTCGGGATTCGGGACCTGCCCTTTGGGCTCCGCGGCCGGGTCCCCCCGCAGCTCACcgggggggaggcggcgcggggctgccgggggggagCTCTGCAGCCGGCAGCCCCCTGCCTCAAAGGGGTTTACACTCTCATCGTACCGCTCGGGGTCGAACGGGTAGGACGCTTGGGGCACCAGCGTCTCCTCCGtggtttcttctgttttcctccccAGAGAAGGCGTTTTCCCGTCCCCGCGCTGGCCCCGGCTGGGCGAGCACTCGCAGGCCAGGCCATCAGCCGTCGGCTCCCCCAGCCCCGTGCTGGCATCTGCCGCGGCCTCTCCCGACATGCCCCGctcctgggcagctctgcccgcaTGGGGCACCGGGGCCGGCTCTGCGGGGGGCCCGGCGGCGCAGCCAGCGCCAGCCCCGCTTCCCGGCGCCGTCAGGGACCAGCCTTCAGGGTCAGGTTCCCCTTTAGTATCCCAGTTGGCTTTAGGGGCTCCGATCTCCGGTTGAGCCTCATCTTTGGGGTGCTTCCCAGGCGAGCTGTCCCAGCCGGCTTCCCCTACCAGCAGGTCACCATGGCCACTTGGCTCTGAAAAGATAAAAGGAGCTGGTTAAACCCCCGCCTGCCGTGCACCCCCTTCCAGAGGGgcttctctcccctcctcacAGCTGCTCCAGGGTCAGGTTTTATGGGGGATCCACTGACCCAAAGCTCAGCTTCCCCCCCTGCCAGAACAACTGCACAACCCTGGCTTCATGCACTTTCTGCAAAATTTGAAGCCCATGAACACAGTGGAGAAAACGCACATAAATTACACGCTGGGGGCAACGGAGCCCCCGGGGGGAAGCGTTGCCTGCACCACGCCAGCACATCTACCAACATCTCCATTTatgcctctcctctccccaccactTGCTCCCACCCAGCATGGCAGCACCAGAGGGGCTTCACAAACCCCAGAGGCTCCCGAGGGGCTTCACAAACCCCAGAGGCTCCCGAGGGCCGGACACCAGCTGGGCCCAGCCGCGGGACGGCTGCTGCCAGGGCAGAAAGGCTTGTATCCAAGTGAGTCCCTGCTCACCTGGGCAGAGAGTTAAGAACTACTGGGAGGATTTCAGGGAAGCACGACATGAGAAACCACCACGAAACGTGAATAAGCAGGTCCCGGGTGAATGGGAAGGGGATGTGTGCTTACTGAATAAGCAGGTAACAGGCTGCAGCGGGGGGTTGCGGGTCAGTCACCCGCAGGCGGCTGGtgccagcactgcagagctggatGTGAACAGGGCAGAGACACAAAAACTGCTCCCCGGGACTTGGCCACTGCTCCCCGAGGTGGGGGAGTGGGTCTGTCAGCACGGCTGCCCTCCCTCACACCCCAGCTCTTGCTCTCTTATAGAGCCTCAGCCACCCCGACAGGCACCCGAGCCCACGCCAGGGCACGGCTCTGCCACCACCGGGGACACGCGGCCCTTGGGAGGGTCCCCCATAAACCAGGAGGGTCCCCCATAAACCAGGAGCTCCAGATACAGCAGCCACACGCGGTCGCCGCTCACAGACTGTCGCTGCAACGCATCGACACGAGGAGCCGAAGCACCGGGAGAGCGAAAACCTCGCGTGCATTTGGCGAGGGGgcgggcaggagggaagggggggcGCAGCAGAGCAATGGGACCCCCCAAATTGCAGCGAGCCTGGAGGAAGGGGCCTGTTGGCAGCAGGGTGCAGGCGCTGGAGCCGCTCTGCTCAGCACCGCGGCTGCCCGCAGCTCCCGTCCTGCCCACATGCTGCCTGCACCTCTGTCTGCAGAAACCCTGCCTGTGCGTTTACGCCAGGCTCACCGCGCTGCTGCCAGAGTTTCTTACTCACAATCCCGATCCATGACTTAATGACTATTACTCTGATCCCTTCCCCTAAATCCTTTTACTGTTTAATCTTTTCTTGGCTGTCAAGGGATGGGGAAGCTCATTATCTGCTGAGGCACCCTGAAAGCTACACCCAGCAAGCACCCAGAGCCAGGACCTCCGCACAGGCgtgaaaaaaaaggggaaaaagaggagaaaacaccTGGTGTCACCTCCGCCCGCCTCATTCGCACCTCTTCTCCCCTATCTCAGCCAGGGACGGTGGCACAGAACGGGATGTTGGGGCGCTCAGCACCCATCGGGGAGCACGCAGGACCCACGGCTCTCGCTTTCCAGGCAGACGCAGCCCAGCCAGTTCCTCCAAGGACAGAACAAAACCAGTGCTCACCCAAGAACCAAACTGCTGTGAAAACCTGGCTGGGAACAGCGGCATGGGCGATGGAGAAACCTGCCTGTCCCCCTCCACTGccgcagccctgcccaggcacaCGGGTGGCAGCTGCCCAGGGCACTCGCAGCGAGCGTGGCCCCGCTTTGCACGGGGGATGCCAGCGACGAGCTCCCACAGCCCCGAGCGAGTCTCCCTGGAAGGGCTGTTCCCATCGCAGCCATCTGCAACCAGCTCACGGCTGCTGGTGACCGGGCGAGTCACAGGCTGGCAGAAGAAAAGTGAATCAGGCAAATATCTGGTCCCCGGGCTAATCCAGGACACCAAGCCAGCAACCCTGACTCAGCTGATGGCTCGTGGTTTGCATAATTGATCTCTAGGATGCTAAAAGCCATGGCAATGAATCATGAGGGGCTGTGTGCTCCCTGAGACTGCAGAAAAAGCTCCCTCCGACTGCAAAAAAGCTCCGTCCAGATAGACATTGCCTTGCTGCCCCAGAAAATGCATCAGTAAACACAAATCCAGTGGATACGTACTTGGAGTGCAGCCAGAAAACACTCCGAGGCAGCGCCTGCCAGGCCTTTCCATCATTAGGAACCAGGAAAACCTTCTTAACAGACCCCAACGAAAACTTTATTACACTTGCTGCGTTGCTCAGATGTTTTAAACCTCACTGAGACAGCCCTGAATAGAAGAACAGACTTCAAAGTCAGGGCAAAAGGCaccttttaaatgcattttacattCCCACCGGAAGGTTTTGCAGCCGCCGTTCTCACAGACTAAGCCCATCCTGGTTTCTAACCCAAGCAATGAGTAATTACTTCTTGAATAACAAGCAGTCAGCACGCAAACCACCTCTCCTTGCTGTGGATGTCTGCAGGGCGGGGAGAGAAGCCGGGATGGTGCGTGTGaccatttcttcacaaaaattaGAAGAACCACCCACCCAGGTCTCCCAATTTTGTGATTCACTCGCTTTCTGCACCCAAGACAGCTCAGCTGCTccgctccctcctgcctgcagccagcccacCCGCTCAGCCAGTCCGAAAGCTGAGGAACTGGAATATACTGGGAGACACGCACGGGTGAAGGACAGCTCAGGAGCTCGCCTGCGATTTTGGCAAAGTTGAGGGTGGAGATTTTCTACTCTCTGAAGAAAAACGTACAGGCAGGGCAGTCTGGCACCGCAGTAATGGGCACTTTGTGCGTGTGCATGGCAATCGTTACGCCTGCCTTCCTCGGGCTGCAGTGAAACACAAACACCAACTAACTAAACAGCTTTCCTCCGTGCCATCCCTCGCTCCCTTAAATGAATCAGAAAAACTTGGCAGCAGCCTGGCAAAGGCTCCGCGCCCTTTTCATCCCACAGACAGCAACCAAGTGAAGCAGCAATGATCCTCCGCACAGCCCTGAATGCCAAACGCCGCCGAGAACAACCCCTCCACTATCCGCAGCCTTTGATTCGGCTCACGCTTTGTGCACAGCGTGAGTCACGCTCTTCTCCCTTCCCCGGCTCACCCGCACACGCAGCCTGAGCACAGGATATCTGGCCGGTACATTCAGCTCAGGCTTACATAGCTAAcggcttttttcctcttttggctTTCCGCTTTTGTTTAACAGACGTTGATCTATTTTTAAATCTATTCTGTTAAGAATTAGCATACCGGCAAACGATGCTGCCACTAGCGCACCGGAAAACACGTGCCCTGCATCGGGGTTACAGAAGTAAAAGCTGGTGAGCCTGCTCCCGTCACTGACGGTTCCATATTTGCTGCTTCGGCTCATTTCCTTGCACAGAATCATCTTCTTCTGGCAGATGACTGAAGATCCTTTAGCAAGAATGAGACAGAATTACAGCCTCCACCGTCCGAGACAGCGAGAGGAAAACGGCTCGAGCGATCCGGAACGGGCGTGAAGCCTGACCACAGCCCCCTCCGCGGGGCAAGGGGACCGGCTGAATTTTTGTCCCCAAGAACAGGGTTTAATGCATCCAGGCCACCTCTCAGCTGCGCGCAGAGCAGCCAGCCCCCAGTGCCACGGCTTCTGCCTTACGTTTCCGAACCCTAGTAAGGGTGAAGCTGCAGCTGTAAGACTAACGAGTGTCTGTTCCTGCCGGTACCCCGAGCCTGGGAGATGCTGTGCCAGCCCGTGTCCCTGCCCGTGTCCCTGCCCGTGTCTCTGCCCCCCAGGTGCACACAGCATGGGGGGCAGCAATTCCCCAGCGACCACAGGGCAGCGGCTCTCGCCGTGCGCGACAGCTCAGCGGTTGCAGCGCTGACAAGCAGCCATTACGCCGGTGCCTCCAGAGCACGGCGCTTCTCACCGCTGCCACTCCCGAGCCACAGCCAGAGGAAAGGGCACACGCTGCTGCAAAACAGCACTGTGAGGATGAGAGCTTAACGTCTAGATTACCCAAGGTCCGGTGATTTAACAGCCCAGGATGCCTCCTGCACATGACAAGCTCCCGGGGAGCCCCTTCCCTCCACCATTTCAGAGACACTGAAGAGATGCAGCCGAGGCCCCGGCAGGGATGGAGCCGGGCGCAGTCACGCAGCGGGTTTGGCCCGGCTGTCTCCAACATCCTGCTCTCCACCAGCCACCGCGGAAAAACAGCTTTTGCCAGAGATCATCCCCTCGGCCCGACCACACTGCAACCTTTGTGCGCGGGCAGCAGCCGGCTCCCTCGCTGCCGTGCCGGGCTGGCCCCGGGGAGCAGCTCGTCCCGGGGTGCAGGGGCACAGGCGACCATGGAGTCCGAGGCAACATGCTTCCCTTTGGCAGAAACGATCCTCACACCTGCTAAGAAAGCCTTTatctccctgctccccctccccagacaTCATCTCCCAAAGTAAAGATGCCTCTATCATCCCTTCTTAAAAGGCAGGGATTATTCCACGAGCTGCGATTATCGGAAGCGTGAACTGAGCGATCTCTCcaccaaagcaaacaaacccgCGTCTCGCCCGGGGATGGATGGGAACCCAGATCCGCCCCAACAGCCAAACCACCCCCCCGGAGACGCAGAGCCACAGCACCCTGTTACTGCCCAGGTCACGCAGCACTTGGGCCTCCACGCCGGGAGGAGCCGGGGTCTGGCTTGAGCCAGCTCGCTCTgaggcgggcagcgaggtaccaGCTGCTGTTGCGAGCGCTCAAGAAAAGCACAATATTGCACGTCACAAGCCAAAGGCCAGGCAGCAGCCAGAGGCAGTTGGGCAAGAGAGGGCGGAGGATGCTCAGGGTGGCTCATCCGGGACCCCCTCTCCCAGAGGCGCTGCCCTCCCGCAGACACTCCCGGGGGGCTCACAGACGGCCTGACATTGCCCAGCCACAGAGGAGGCCCCTGCCTTGCCCCGATAACCTCCAGCCGCTGTTGCAGAGGTGCCGGAGCTTCAAAGCCTCCTCCCGACAGCACAAAAACAGACAAACACCAAGCTCAGCCACAGACCCCAACCGCAGTTCACCCTGGAGGGAAGGGTATGAGGACAGGGGGGAGCGGGTCCCCAAAAGGCCGAGGGTTAAGGGGGAGCCGgctcagtgcagcagcagccGGGGCGAGACACGAGGACAAGCCAGCGCTCGAGTGAGAGCACGGCCCCTCGCCGAGccacagcccccagcgccggcatTTGAACCATCCAGGCCATTAACCACAAAAAATGTGGCAGGCGTTATTCAAAACGAGCAGCTTCTCCTTGACCCCACCCTGCTGTTCCGCACCCGcagcccagagcaggaggtgccCGCTGGCTCCTTACCTCGGCTCCCGGCTTCGGGCGGCGGCGATGCCGGCGGTGGCTCGCAGAACTCCTTTAGCGGCCAGCGGGTCGGCGTTTCTGCTTCAGGGGTCTCAAAATTCCCTTCGGAGTCCGAGCTGCCgagggggggggaaaagagtGAGGCATTACCGCTTTCAGGGCTAGCTCTGCAATCCTCCACGCTGCCCACGCGTCCAGCCAGGCCGGCCGGCTGTGGGCATCCTGCGGCCGCCGCTCGCTCCTGTCCGGCGGGACACGCTGGCCAACGGAAAAGGGAGAAGCAGGTGAAACAACATCAGGAGCatccccccgcgccccccccagcccgcacCGAGCCAGGCCCGAGCATCCACCGCGCGCCCCCTCGGCATcatcccgccccccccgcgccgctccggAGCGGCAGCCGCGGGGCGGGTCGGGGAAGCAAAGCCTCGCCGCTCCCGGGATCGTTCCTCCCCGCTTCCCGGGAGGAATccgcagccccgcgccccccccgccccgctcccgcgcTGCAAGatgcgccccccccccgctccccccaaaCCCCGGGCAGCCGAGCTGATGCCGGGCAGCGAGCGGGCAGCGAGGGGCGgatgggggggacgggggggacacgTCGCagccccgcggggggcggcggaCTCGGGTCACTTGCCTGAAGCCGAGGGCCGTGCCCTCCGCCGCCGAATCCTCCCCTCCGGCCTCGCCGTCcgtccccccggggctgcccccgccccgcaccgccgACCATGTCCACCGGGCCCACTGCACCGGCGAGAGGATCTGCCAGGCGCTGAACGCCAtcggccccgctccgctccccgccgggctccccgcggccgcgccgcccccaCCGCCGCCAAGGGCCTCCCCCGGACCGTCCCACTCGCCGGCGGGGAGAGCGCCCGCCCCCCCGGCACCGCCCGCCCGGGAGGGACCGGCCCGACAGAGCCCCCCCCGCCCAACCCCGCCTCCGCCACCCCCCCCGGTACCGCCCGCCCGGGAGGGACCGGCCCGACAGAGCCCCCAACCCCGCCCGCCGGGAtttgggggtggcgggggggatGCGGGATGcgcccccgagcccccccccaacccccggcCCGGGCGGTGTCAGGCGGCCGCCGCGCTCCTCCCTCGCTCTCCTCCCTGCCCACGCAAATTCTCAAATCCGCCGATTTCTGCCCAAAACGCGGGGCCGGGGTATCCCCTGCGCGGGCACATGGCACCCAGGCGCCAGGACCCCGAACCCGCTgagtccccccccgcccccgggatgctgctccccgccgccccccccctccaaggACACCCCCCACGCAAGAGGGCGGGGGGCTGTGAAACCGGATCCCCCCCGAGTTAATTCCCCCCCATTTCTCGGGGCTGCACCTGCGCTGCAGGCGGATTCCTTCCGCTCCGGACGTGCCAGCCAACACCTCGCGCTCGCCGGGAGCTGCCCCCCGCCGCGGGAGAGTGGCCCCCAGGACAgggggggctgcccagggccaggcggagcgGGTCGCTCCCAGGACTCAGGcgcagagggacctgggcagggaAACACCTGCCCCTTCCATTTTCCACGGAAATCCCGACTTCAGCAGCCCTGGCTGGTGCGACATCCTTCCGTGGCAGcaagttcatttatttattaaactattgttgtttaaaaataacagccAACCGTCCCCGCAGAAATAAACACTGCCGTGCTGGCCTGCCTCGGGAATTTTCCCCCTTAACGACGGCTCCCGCTCCCAAACCCATCGCCTCCCGCGTCCTTGAGAGGAGCGTAACGTCGCGGCTGGGGCGCGGGAGCGCTGCGAGGCCCGTCCGGGCAGCAGATCTGTCGCAGGCAGCGGCTTTACCGGCTCCGGGCAGCCGGGGCCgcagagctggcagctcccaCAGCCCCGGGCTCCCGGCGGCAGGTCCCAGGGATGACCTGGGAAAGGGCAGACAACCGTCCGGCTGCAAAACCAGCCGGGCCCGCTGCGCAGAAGTGCCGCTGGCCCTCCGCGGGGCTCCCGGGCAGGCTGAGGCCACAGCCCGGTGCTTTCCCCGTGAGTCACCAGCGCCAGGAACGCTGTCGCAGGGGCAGAGGCCTCTGGGGCTGAGCAGACCCATCCAGCTGGTCTGGCCACCTCCAACGCCAGTCAGGTACTTCAAAGGGCTCGGTCCTGGCTGCCGAGCATCTCAAATAACCTCCCTACAGG
Coding sequences within:
- the TACC1 gene encoding transforming acidic coiled-coil-containing protein 1 isoform X1: MAFSAWQILSPVQWARWTWSAVRGGGSPGGTDGEAGGEDSAAEGTALGFSSDSEGNFETPEAETPTRWPLKEFCEPPPASPPPEAGSREPSGHGDLLVGEAGWDSSPGKHPKDEAQPEIGAPKANWDTKGEPDPEGWSLTAPGSGAGAGCAAGPPAEPAPVPHAGRAAQERGMSGEAAADASTGLGEPTADGLACECSPSRGQRGDGKTPSLGRKTEETTEETLVPQASYPFDPERYDESVNPFEAGGCRLQSSPPAAPRRLPPGELRGDPAAEPKGQVPNPEVDFTEGGESVEARRAAPRKGSRIPASKLTPKRHRESPKKPAEDAERGPTEPLPPRGSPRRGPALWDSPSLNPFDGNSALQNSPTVPKGSYQFDPDNFDSVDPFKPTKTLASTAADSCPTADNSLNEILESQTLEVQDDLLKGRDSPKKPKSRLITTTEQVKFLCFLLSGCKVKPYETQPLALDVCTQDEGTLISEIPDIANRDGRATDEEKLASTTSAQKPAGLEKKAEPEDDLEYFECSNVPVPAAKHGVEGGFEKEISKQTEKDGPGIFPGNPGLCSMDKSPTAVTSVSRSENPLDGICLSESEKTAVLTLIREEIITKEIEANEWKKKYEESRQEVLEMRKIVAEYEKTIAQMIEDEQRTNMTSQKNLQQLTMEKDQALADLNSVERSLSDLFRRYENLKGVLEGFKKNEEALKKCAQDYLTRVKQEEQRYQALKVHAEEKLDKANEEIAQVRTKAKAESAALHAGLRKEQMKVESLERALQQKNQEIEELTKICDELIAKLGKAD
- the TACC1 gene encoding transforming acidic coiled-coil-containing protein 1 isoform X3, with protein sequence MGAAQSQERREPGTPRSDSEGNFETPEAETPTRWPLKEFCEPPPASPPPEAGSREPSGHGDLLVGEAGWDSSPGKHPKDEAQPEIGAPKANWDTKGEPDPEGWSLTAPGSGAGAGCAAGPPAEPAPVPHAGRAAQERGMSGEAAADASTGLGEPTADGLACECSPSRGQRGDGKTPSLGRKTEETTEETLVPQASYPFDPERYDESVNPFEAGGCRLQSSPPAAPRRLPPGELRGDPAAEPKGQVPNPEVDFTEGGESVEARRAAPRKGSRIPASKLTPKRHRESPKKPAEDAERGPTEPLPPRGSPRRGPALWDSPSLNPFDGNSALQNSPTVPKGSYQFDPDNFDSVDPFKPTKTLASTAADSCPTADNSLNEILESQTLEVQDDLLKGRDSPKKPKSRLITTTEQVKFLCFLLSGCKVKPYETQPLALDVCTQDEGTLISEIPDIANRDGRATDEEKLASTTSAQKPAGLEKKAEPEDDLEYFECSNVPVPAAKHGVEGGFEKEISKQTEKDGPGIFPGNPGLCSMDKSPTAVTSVSRSENPLDGICLSESEKTAVLTLIREEIITKEIEANEWKKKYEESRQEVLEMRKIVAEYEKTIAQMIEDEQRTNMTSQKNLQQLTMEKDQALADLNSVERSLSDLFRRYENLKGVLEGFKKNEEALKKCAQDYLTRVKQEEQRYQALKVHAEEKLDKANEEIAQVRTKAKAESAALHAGLRKEQMKVESLERALQQKNQEIEELTKICDELIAKLGKAD
- the TACC1 gene encoding transforming acidic coiled-coil-containing protein 1 isoform X2; translation: MAFSAWQILSPVQWARWTWSAVRGGGSPGGTDGEAGGEDSAAEGTALGFSSDSEGNFETPEAETPTRWPLKEFCEPPPASPPPEAGSREPSGHGDLLVGEAGWDSSPGKHPKDEAQPEIGAPKANWDTKGEPDPEGWSLTAPGSGAGAGCAAGPPAEPAPVPHAGRAAQERGMSGEAAADASTGLGEPTADGLACECSPSRGQRGDGKTPSLGRKTEETTEETLVPQASYPFDPERYDESVNPFEAGGCRLQSSPPAAPRRLPPGELRGDPAAEPKGQVPNPEVDFTEGGESVEARRAAPRKGSRIPASKLTPKRHRESPKKPAEDAERGPTEPLPPRGSPRRGPALWDSPSLNPFDGNSALQNSPTVPKGSYQFDPDNFDSVDPFKPTKTLASTAADSCPTADNSLNEILESQTLEVQDDLLKGRDSPKKPKSRLITSGCKVKPYETQPLALDVCTQDEGTLISEIPDIANRDGRATDEEKLASTTSAQKPAGLEKKAEPEDDLEYFECSNVPVPAAKHGVEGGFEKEISKQTEKDGPGIFPGNPGLCSMDKSPTAVTSVSRSENPLDGICLSESEKTAVLTLIREEIITKEIEANEWKKKYEESRQEVLEMRKIVAEYEKTIAQMIEDEQRTNMTSQKNLQQLTMEKDQALADLNSVERSLSDLFRRYENLKGVLEGFKKNEEALKKCAQDYLTRVKQEEQRYQALKVHAEEKLDKANEEIAQVRTKAKAESAALHAGLRKEQMKVESLERALQQKNQEIEELTKICDELIAKLGKAD